The window GTCCATTAAACAGATACAAGAGAATATAACATCCGGAAATTCCACAACCAAatgcacttttttttttttggctttgTATTTCTTGTTTCCAAGGGACATGGTCAGCGCGGGGGGCCGGGGCAAGTAAAACTAATCATGCTGATAGATAGGATCTATGTAACGTCCGCCTAGTGAAAAAACAGCAAGGAAGTAGATTATACTAATTTAACTTTTAACTTGGGGTTGAGTAGAGGAAGGTTGCTGCTGGGCTTGTACTTTTTGAGGAACCTTCGCTGCCATAGTCCGAAGCTGGTTTGCTACCTCTGTGAAATTCGGTCTTTCTGAAGGATCTGCAGACCAGCATCTTTCCATCAGTGATTTCCATTCCTGGTCGCAAAAGTCTGGTACATGCGGTCGCAGACTGTTGCTTACAATGCCACCTGTTATACACATACATGCGTACATGAAACACTTACTTAAAAATTGCTTAATCTTCTTGGTTATATTGTCCCGAAGAGTTCTAACTTCTACTAGTCATGTACACtatttatgttaataatattaCCGATAATGGCCCCATAATGCAGGTCTTTATATGGCTCTTCTCCAGTTAGAAGTTCCCATAACACAATGCCAAATGAGAACACATCAACCTATAATTTTCGAAAATCATATATAACCTTGTTAAGAAAGTTCACACTGCAAAGGCATCTTTAATAGAGAGCGAGAGAGGGGGGAGGAGAACCTTCTCGGACACAAGGCTACTGCTACCGTTTAGAAGCTCTGGCGCCATCCAAGGAAGTGTTCCTCGTACTCCACCTGAGATTAGTGTCTGGCATTTTACCTTGGACAGCCCCAAATCACCAACCTGCTGAAAACTAAAATGAGAACCATAGACGAGTGATGTTGAAGTAGTATGCTTTTTAATATTCATTATGCTAACTGAACTAGAAAAGAATTCTTTTCTGACAAAAGCACCGGAGCACTAGTCTGTTACTGTAACTACTTCACGAATCTAAAATCCATTGATCTATACCAGTTTACTGGGCACTAAGGATAATCAGTTTATAGTCATCTCTTGGATTTCATATGATACGTTGAGTAAACCAAATTATCTTAGGTAACTAAGGTAAATAAGTATCCAAATATAATACGAACTCCAGCTTGAAATATCAGAAATTCTGGAAGGCCGAGAACAATCTGATGCATGAATGATGAATGTCAAGCAtatttgtttctgaataccagAAAGGCAGAAAGTCAGAAACAGATGAACAATACAATGCAGAGCATGAAGATAGTTTCACTCCAGTCTGAAGATGCTTGAGAGTTATGGCATATTAATTTTGCCAAGTAAGTTAACATGTACAACGTATAAACTTAAATGACATCTATGCGCATTTTATCAGAGTATAATAAAGAGCCAATTTacttttatgtgtatataaaatatgtgtttacacacacacacacatataatctTAATAtcagttaaaaaaatttaaatcacacTCTTTTGCATCAGCCGAACATTTAGTTTGTTTCAATGACAAAAATGCTTTATGATCACCAATGTAAACCCCAAAGTCAATTGCTACTgcaattgaatatttatatgctGGATGTTTTAATAGTTgctatttgaattaaaaatatccGATTGTTACATACTACAGTATACAGTATTAAAAGTTCTATAGGTGCATATCATCACACTTTCATGTTCCAATTGAACACGTAGCCCGCCCTTTTTGATTTTCTCAAACCCAATATCAAGATCCAATAGAAGAAAACAAAGCGAATCTAGAGATTGTATTTAGAAGAAAGCCGAGCAAGATAAATCAAagggttttaataaaaacatatattattatgacaGAACAAGTTTAAAAACTTTAATCCAATTCAAATATATGGTAACACTTCacaatataaattaaatcaattgACGTCCAACTGAATACAGAAAAATAGTATTGACGATGCATTGGAATTTAGAGTTTTTACAGTCAAAGATAAGTAGATAACCCCATGCTATCACCTGCCACTGCCCTCATGTACATGGGATTTTTTCATCAATGTAACTGAAACAGACTGCCTAGATATCCAATTAATCATTCTTGTAATCAATTGTCTTATCAAAACTAACAATCATGTGGCTTCAATTGTCAGGTGCATGATCTAATCGCCTTGTACTTAGATCACATCGTTCTTATTAACAAGAAAAAATCCTAGGTTCAACCGATATATATCAAATACTTATTGAAGCTCTACTACTTCACCTGTTCCAATGATTCAATTATTAAACAAAAAGCATGATATGTGAATTATGAACCTAAAATGGAAGTTCAATAGAGGTAACCTTGCATATTGGCCGGTGTGGATCACGAAGATTGACAAGCAGATTGTCACTTTTTAAGTCAAAATGTACTATATTCTTTCCATGCAAGTACTCCATCCCAAATGCAGCATCCATAGCAATCAATAGACGTTTCCGCTTATCCAGGTTCCTATATTCAACAATTAGAATTAAGATCAGAGCCAAATTTGGTAAGTACGATTTCTAAGAGAGATCAGGCTAAGAAACCTAGATGTAGACACATTACTTCTCATTCTTTAGAAGTGCAGTTCTTAAAGAACCGTTGACCATGTATTCTGTCACAGTTGCCACCGAGCCACCAGGACCATCAAGCACTACACCATAAAATGCCACTACATTTGGATGATGAAGGTCCGCGAGCTTGATTGCCTCATTCCAAAAGTCATCTCTCTGTATTTATACAACCAACATTTCGTAAAATTGTTTTAGCAAAAACCAACCCAAAGCATATTAACTACCTCAGACGATTCTCACCATGCGTTCTTGTTCTGAAGGCTTCCCAGAAAAACACCTATcattaatccttttaattgcaaCATCAGAGCCTCTCCATTTACCATGGTAAACTGTACCAAAAGTGCCGGAACCTAGCTCCCGAAGCTCTTCGAGGTCACTGTTTTTTATTATCTAAGATGCAGTAAAACATAAAAGGAGAACTTTTAGCTTGTCAGACCCAAAATTGATACGAAACTTCAGCAAAACAAATCTCCAAACCTGCAAGCGACCAATTCCATCTGATACAGGAAATCCAAGATTTGCCTTCTCCGGCAGTTTTGACTTTGTTTCCTGAGAAAATATTAGTTGCAACAAAGTAAATACTAAAGGATGCTAATAAGTGATTCTAGAAATATCCGTCATCCCAGTACCTCCACTTTATTGGCATGCAGAAATTCTACATCATTATTATGAACTAAGCTATCTTGATTGGCTTCAGAAACAGATACAGAGGGTATAGATGTATGAAGAACAGAAGCAGCAACACCCTCTGCAACAGCCTGAAGTTCCTGCTTAATATGCTCCTCCGCTGAACCTTTAATGGTGGGGGAAAAAAATGTAAGCCAAGAGTTTGCAAGTTATGTAATAAACTATTCTTTGTTCAATCAAATATGGAAGGAATTCCCAACCTTTACCAGTCTGAACTCCATCATCTGATAGTAACTCCGATGTAAAGCCCAAATTATTTCCTGAAGGTGCTTCTCCAATATTGCCAAATCGATTCTCGCCAAAAGGATCTCTATTATGGGCTTCTTTTCTTGTTAGAATTTTGTTTGGTCTAGGTGGTGGGAAATGAGTTTCATGACGTAGATTCCAAGGATCTTGGCTACTAAAAAGAGAGTTTGAGTTGTCCTGCACATCTCCAATCCTGTTAGCTGGTGGTATATGATATTGACTTTTCCCATCAATAGGGATAGCTTCGACATGACCAACAGTGTCTGGAATAAATTGTGAAGAATTATCTTTTGATTCACCACTTGGTGGGGCTCCTGTTACCTGGACTGATTCATTCCCTGCAAATGAAACTGAATGACCATAAGAAGCATGATTTGTAGCCAGATTATTCATTCTAAGCCTTTCAAATGGGAAATCAGGATTACCTAATAGAGGAGGTTGTGCCACTTCATAACAGGAAGGAACTTCATTGTGCAAGTTAGGCACTTCATCGGATGGACAATACTGCATCTCATTTTGTTTGTAATAATTTCCATCAAGAACCATCTGAGGATTGCTAAAAGCATTATCTATGTAGGGTTCGGTATTAGAAATCTGATGTGCTCTACTATCCACGATATCATCCTTGGAACTATCAGCAGGCGGAATCAATTGTTCGTTATCAATAACAACTTCTGAGGGGCGCACGCCAAGATTTTCCAATCTACTGTCAATTTGTCTGAGTTGATCGTACACGGGAGAGGACTCTAGCGTACCTTCTTTGGACACAAAATCAGGCACCTTACCAGAATTCTCTTTAGGAGATTCATGAACCAGATGGTCAGAAGCTTGAGAAGAGGCATCCCTAGCAGAAGCTACACTGACTGATGTGTTATACACTACGTCTTGTTTAGCCTTGTGTTCCATCAATAGCACAGGCTGCTGGGAGATATTTACTTGATACAACTGAGGAGCAGTTCCCGTCAATCCACTATCGGGGGACTGCGACCCCCCCACAACAGACTGAGGAAGAGATGTCTGAAGATGATTATGATTGTTTTCTCTTTGCAAAGAAGTTTTATCATCAACATATTGGGGTAGTGCAACTCCCATATGTGCAGGCTTCCTACCTTCATGGTCCAGATGGCCCAAGGAAGTCTGCGGTGCCCCAGTAAATTGATGTTCAACTATGCTTTCAGCCATGGGCCCAGTTGGCGCAGCAGTACTTATCGGTTGGCTTCTtatcttaatatctgtttgTAGACTGTGATAACCTGGAATGAAGTCAGATGTAGTTGTAGGACTATCTCTCTGACCTTGTGCTACTGTATCTGAATGTGCGTGAGGTAAAGCTTTCTGGCACATAAAGCATTCCTCAAATCTAGGCAGTTTCTCAGCCAAAGCAGCCTGTTGCTGAGGTACCAGACCATCAGAGAAGGGAACTTGCTCTGTCTGCGGAGCTTGATGCCAACCAAAACCGCCTGGCATTATGGGGGACTGGGAGACTTGTGCATGATAGGCATTGTAGCTTTGGTCACCAGGAAGTTGCATAACTCTTTGCCCATACTTGTTTTCCTCGGGAAAAAGTTCCACTTGAACTTGTTGGGGTTGAACAATTGGCTGAACAGCAGTTGGTCTGAGGTTGGCATAAGAGGAAGGAGTCATGGACATGTGCACTGCAGGAATATACTGCTGATGGGGGTTGATGTTAGCAACATTATTGTGATATTGTTGTTGTGTGAATACAGGCCTAACGGTCCCATAGAGTTGAGCAGGAAACCCCATCTGAGAAGGATATTGTACATACTCCGTGCGGTTTAACACTTCTTGCTGAGGATCTGCATAGGCCTGGAAATAAGGCGCACGTGGTGGAAAGCCCAGCTGTTGCGGTGGCTGTACAACAGAAATAGGCTGAGTGGATAAAACTGGAGGATGTGAACTAACCATTTGAACACCTATTGGAGCAGTTGCAGCTTCAATGTGCATTGGAGGGTTAGGGTCCACATAAACCAGTCTAGGTGCAACTTCTTGAGTGGCAATGAAATTAGTTTTAGGTGATACCCCTCCAGTAGATAGATTCCCAACAACATCAACTTGCCCATGGCCAGTGCTATCAACAGCCTCAGTCCCACTCAAATCGGAATTCTGCGTAGAAGTAGCACTAGCCATACTCTCCCTTCTCGTGATACCGTCAGTAGTTCCATCTACAATGCCATTGACTGCCTCAATATATCTCTGACCATTATCTTTAGATATTCCTGTTTGAACAGTGGCAGGAGAATCTCCCTCAGTAGGTGAAAACAAAAATACCCTTAACTTAGCTGATCCATCTGGAGACCTTTCAACCAGTCTCTCGTATTCATCCAACATATTCTCCATATCATCTGGAGAAGATACTGATACAAGCGCATCAAGATCCTCGTCTGGCAACTGATACTTTATAACAACATTTTGCCCATACGAATCAGTCATTTTCTGAACCAACTCATTAAAGCTAAGATTTCTCCTTACACTAATAATCTTAGTCTCACCGCCAACGTATCTCAATGCCCCGTCATTAGGTCTCGGCATAATCTTTCCTCCAAAGCTACATAGAAACTTGACCTTTTTCCCAGAGACCGAATCATCTCTACTGTCATCACTAGCCTGATCAAAATTAGTGCCGCCAAGCCTATTCCCGAGTTTGGGGCTATTACCATAACCAGCCGTAGGAACAACAGCAGGAGAAGCAACAACAGCTGGAGAAGTAACAACGGGTGCCCCAATAACAGCAGCAGGTGGGTGTGGCATACGTTGCACCCAACCACCACCAACCCCAGGATATCCTAATCCTACATACCCGGAATCAGAAACTGTTGCAGGATAATAAAGCGGAACCGCAGAAGGGCTACCAGGGTGGGGGTGGTCTCTCGAAGGATTGGCAGCATAAAAGCCCTCTATATTTCTACCAGAGGTAGTGGTAACAGGAGGGGCAATGCGAGAATCATCAACAAGAGTTCTTGCTGTATTTAAAGGTCTTAGGTTGATGGGAATTGAGTTCTGATCAAAAGCCATTATTTTTATACTCTTCTGATATATTCTTAACAATACAAAGACTAGGGCTGACTGATTTATCACTACTTTAACAAACGAAACACACACATATGCGCAGATCAAAAATAGAAAGAATGAATTAAAGAAAAGCAGAGTGATAAACCCTAATGTAATTGAATGAAAGAAGAACAAAAATAGTAATATACAAAAAAGGGAAAAGGGGCAGAGATAAATTACCACAATGGAGAGATGGGTGATTGGATTTGAATGTGTGAAGGGGGAGGATAATTTTTTGACTAATCCAAAAAGTACCACTTTCTTCTTATAAATTGATGACAGCAGGGTGGACTGGAGAGATTGTTTTCATCTTTCCAATGCTTGCGGCGGTGGAaggaatatttttatatataaatgggggagagagagagaggggggggggggggggggggagagagagagagagagagagagagagagagaggatctTTCCTTTGTGTAGGGCTGTTAACGAAACGAATTCGAAACGAATatcttaattttcatatttgtattcggcttaaatacatatattcggATGTGTATTCGTTTATTATCcgaataattatttgttttcgtATTCGGATTCGGTTAGATTCACGAATTATTCGTATTCGTATAAGGTACTCATTTATAACAAAATGGAACTAAATAACTGAAGTGCTAGCCTGTGACAAAAGTTATAAACTCTCGTACTTCACCAATTTAAACAAACTATAAAGTACTAATTATACAGACTACAATCATCCaattcaaagaaaataaaactcAAATTACAACAAAAATGTAAAGTTTAATACGCCTTAATTAATTCCGAGATCATACAACAGAACTTCCACTGGCTCAACCTTTTAGTATATGGACTGGGCTGGTTTAATTTAATATCTGGTCCCAAAATAATCCATAAtcctattaaataaaaaaatatgatatttttctatattatataaaataatatatatatatatatatatatatatataatatttaatttccgAATAATTAAGCGAATAGCGAATACGAATATTTATCTATTCGAAATTGTATTTGTTAGTGaaccgaatattttttaagatttgaattcgtatttgtatttgttaataaaCGAACACGAATAATATTAAACGAATTCGaataccgaatatttcattaaatattcatTTCGTTAACAGCCCTACCTTTGTGTGTTTTGTTGGGGTTTTGCTTGGGAATTAAGGGAGATGGGAAGGGGAGACGCAAGTTGTTTGGTTGGCGCAGGTGTGCAAGTTTTGTAATTTCTACAGCAGCTCTATAATCCCAAATCTACACTCCTACCCCTCTGTTTTGACtgtgagagagaggagggacaCGTGGAAGAAACCACCCATGCAGATTCAAAGTATTCCTCATGCCACGTAAAAaatgataatgataaaaataaaataatatgaattacagtaattaataaaatgttgtttatattatataatcgtTAAGATGCTTCCTTCAATTTGCCTGTTTGAACAATTTTCACATGATCGtattgaataatataaaattttaaattatgatgcCGTGTGATTTAtgtgacttataaattttaaaatattttttatattatcatgagtaaaattttaaattgtgtgGTATTCAAAATAGTTCTTTTAAGTAGATTTATATAAGTTATTgtgaaaatatgttaaaaaatttcTAGTAAAGTTGTTGAAATCTCCAAATTCAGGGAAtttagtttcattattattattataaataaattttgattataatcTCCTCCATTATTCAGGAAAATCTATTCCAGCATAAGTGTTCTCCGTATTTGTTTTATCTAATCTATATGGATAGCATTGAAACCGTTGATAATATGTTTTTTGAATGTCAATGGAGACGGCCAATCTCGTTCTCTTGTCCCTTGACGCTTCATCCACCCTCCTCCTCCACATAtattgttctacaatatttgttaACTCTTATTTCGAAGTTGGAAACTAGAAGGAAATCGAATACATTTTCTTTCAATTGTTTTTGTTGGATGGTTTATTTGGTTGGtaagaaataaatttgtttttgacAATATGTCGGTCGGTCCAATTTCAGCTTTAAAGGCTAGTTATTCAGCTCAATCAGAATACTTCTGATATTGAAAAGTTTGTAGATGGCAGAGGTTGTTGTGTTTCAGGTTTTCAGCAACATCTCTTTTATAATCTGAGTTAATTGCTATACGTGAAGTTTGTTTAATCATAAGACATCATCATCTTTTTAATGCCTGCATTGAATCAGATTGCAAAACAGCGATTAACTTTTGTTCTTCTGAGCCTGCACAGCACCATCATGGGATTCTGCTGTTCTTCTAAAAGATATCAGATCAATAATGGCTGCTTTTCATATTAGAATCCTTTTTTGCCTCGATCTTGCAATGATGTTGCTTACTAAATTGCTCAGCAAGCTTGTTCGAAGAAGTTGCCACTCAATTGGGTCCCCTCCCATTAGTTGTGCTCTGTTGTGAGGAGTGATTCTGTTTCTCGTTCCTGAGTTGGTTTTACCAACTCTTGatccgtcaaaaaaaataacagaGATTCTTTTAAGAAACCCCTaataatttttcttattttagcTCATTCTTTTATCTAAGTCTATGATCAGCGACCAGAATAccttcatatatttatattgtcttAATTCTTATAATGTTATTCACTATTGTTAAGTCTTAAgttaatgtttttatttttctcaaaagtATGAAACTTTGGAAGACAATCAATTTGTTGGAAAATAAACCTTATCCACAACGGAATTTTTCCAAAGCTTAACTATGTGGGTTTGGGTTTCTTTAGTAGCGAGGCTAGCCTATAAAATCAACGGTGGTTGCTAAACCAATTAGATTATCCATGTTTTTAGACATgatagttttaaatttattagagATATTAAAATCTTCACTTATACCTTGCAAAAATAATGTTCACTTATAGGCACACTTCCATTAAGTTATCAAGACGTGACTGGTGAGCCACTCTACGATTTTGCATAAAATTATAACATTTCTCTTGTGACTTGTGAGAAACTTGTTAAATTAAACAAACAATTTTATCTCCTTAAAGAAAATAAGAAGTAAATTATTCTACAACACCCTAGTATCATTTTCAGGAAGTAGAAGTAAAAGAAGACATATTTAGTTGAACTCAGGataaatttaaagaaaaaaaagggataatataaatacattatGTTGTTCAATGATCAGAGTTCACAAAGGTGGTTGGTGTTACGTGATAAGCTTTATAAATGAATGTGGATTAGCTTGATCTTGTAGCTGATACGGCTTTTGCCCGGTTTGGATAACATGATGAATTATTGCTACTTGACTTCTTACAATCAAGTGACAAGAATTAGCGGGTTTGTTTttgcttagagcaagtccaacagtgtcctagttggagctctaaatataatataaaaaattatgttctaGTAGTTTATGACATATTCTattaacttcaactccaacaatgtgccttatttccactatatgtttaatattttattattaaaagttcactttcatcattaaaacataatataaaatagagagagaaagagagtgttgtaagaatttattataaaatatgggatagggcaaggagagagagtgcctcaaaaataaggcttgaatgggttgtcctagtgatatagggcatcactaggacactgttggatcaagttttttcatcaaatgccctatattatgacttaggacaatAAATAGGGCAGCTGTTGGACTTACTCTTATGAATATGCCCAATACGACAATGCTCATGCAAATACAAGATTTACGCAAGTAgaagcataaatattttaaaaatgtaatTCGTTTGTGCTTTATATATATAGTCCCGtagagcatcttcaacggtGTTGGCTGTAATCATCGGCTAAATGAGACTTTGTAATACATTTTGTAAagtttgctgaacctgtaacacattttgcttcgatggtattggctgtattagttggctataatttaaaaatagtatgttattaatattttagaatgttaaaatagaatatatcagttcaatatgataataaatgatatgcAATCTTTCTAcggatttcttacagacctgcagagtttcgacaaatttagctATACATAGGAGGTTAACTAAACTTATAGACAACAGTTATGTATGGTTGGAGTATGAGTTTTTCGAGTGGttggttaaattttttatttttagtattccAACTTACATTTTAGCTAAGGATTTTTAATAGTTGGAGATGCACTTGCCGATCAAACCGTCTATGATGGACTTTGATTCATGTTAAATTGTTCAAGTCTTTTGCAACATTATATACggataaatttatgtaataatTTATGACTTAACATGATCTGAAGTGATAATTGATAAACAAAAaccatatttttgaataaacttATGTTATTAGTGTGATTtacaagttattaaaaatataatattaaacatataaaatactTTAAGATAAATACAGTAAATACTAATGAGCAATGCAGCTGAAATCAATTGGGCCTTGTATATGAAGAGGGGGAGCTAATAGACTGGGCCTAATGTTTGATTAGCTGCATCACATACAGTCGAGTTCTTTACGTTTGAGGGCTAGCAAATAGTTAACCAACGGAACCAAATAGCCTGGCCCAAAATAAGTACAACCTCCAAGAGGCCCTGATTCAATAAACATATCAAAAGCGGAAAGCTAAACCACGTGTATACAACTCACAGTTTTTCCAATTTACACAACGATAAACAATCAGACATCGAAGATCCCACTAAGAAAcgagaataatttttaaaacatgttttatattatttttcggaTTCAGTATCACTATGCCGTATCTTCG of the Daucus carota subsp. sativus chromosome 4, DH1 v3.0, whole genome shotgun sequence genome contains:
- the LOC108218467 gene encoding uncharacterized protein LOC108218467 isoform X2; its protein translation is MAFDQNSIPINLRPLNTARTLVDDSRIAPPVTTTSGRNIEGFYAANPSRDHPHPGSPSAVPLYYPATVSDSGYVGLGYPGVGGGWVQRMPHPPAAVIGAPVVTSPAVVASPAVVPTAGYGNSPKLGNRLGGTNFDQASDDSRDDSVSGKKVKFLCSFGGKIMPRPNDGALRYVGGETKIISVRRNLSFNELVQKMTDSYGQNVVIKYQLPDEDLDALVSVSSPDDMENMLDEYERLVERSPDGSAKLRVFLFSPTEGDSPATVQTGISKDNGQRYIEAVNGIVDGTTDGITRRESMASATSTQNSDLSGTEAVDSTGHGQVDVVGNLSTGGVSPKTNFIATQEVAPRLVYVDPNPPMHIEAATAPIGVQMVSSHPPVLSTQPISVVQPPQQLGFPPRAPYFQAYADPQQEVLNRTEYVQYPSQMGFPAQLYGTVRPVFTQQQYHNNVANINPHQQYIPAVHMSMTPSSYANLRPTAVQPIVQPQQVQVELFPEENKYGQRVMQLPGDQSYNAYHAQVSQSPIMPGGFGWHQAPQTEQVPFSDGLVPQQQAALAEKLPRFEECFMCQKALPHAHSDTVAQGQRDSPTTTSDFIPGYHSLQTDIKIRSQPISTAAPTGPMAESIVEHQFTGAPQTSLGHLDHEGRKPAHMGVALPQYVDDKTSLQRENNHNHLQTSLPQSVVGGSQSPDSGLTGTAPQLYQVNISQQPVLLMEHKAKQDVVYNTSVSVASARDASSQASDHLVHESPKENSGKVPDFVSKEGTLESSPVYDQLRQIDSRLENLGVRPSEVVIDNEQLIPPADSSKDDIVDSRAHQISNTEPYIDNAFSNPQMVLDGNYYKQNEMQYCPSDEVPNLHNEVPSCYEVAQPPLLVSFAGNESVQVTGAPPSGESKDNSSQFIPDTVGHVEAIPIDGKSQYHIPPANRIGDVQDNSNSLFSSQDPWNLRHETHFPPPRPNKILTRKEAHNRDPFGENRFGNIGEAPSGNNLGFTSELLSDDGVQTGSAEEHIKQELQAVAEGVAASVLHTSIPSVSVSEANQDSLVHNNDVEFLHANKVEETKSKLPEKANLGFPVSDGIGRLQIIKNSDLEELRELGSGTFGTVYHGKWRGSDVAIKRINDRCFSGKPSEQERMRDDFWNEAIKLADLHHPNVVAFYGVVLDGPGGSVATVTEYMVNGSLRTALLKNEKNLDKRKRLLIAMDAAFGMEYLHGKNIVHFDLKSDNLLVNLRDPHRPICKVGDLGLSKVKCQTLISGGVRGTLPWMAPELLNGSSSLVSEKVDVFSFGIVLWELLTGEEPYKDLHYGAIIGGIVSNSLRPHVPDFCDQEWKSLMERCWSADPSERPNFTEVANQLRTMAAKVPQKVQAQQQPSSTQPQVKS
- the LOC108218467 gene encoding uncharacterized protein LOC108218467 isoform X1 yields the protein MAFDQNSIPINLRPLNTARTLVDDSRIAPPVTTTSGRNIEGFYAANPSRDHPHPGSPSAVPLYYPATVSDSGYVGLGYPGVGGGWVQRMPHPPAAVIGAPVVTSPAVVASPAVVPTAGYGNSPKLGNRLGGTNFDQASDDSRDDSVSGKKVKFLCSFGGKIMPRPNDGALRYVGGETKIISVRRNLSFNELVQKMTDSYGQNVVIKYQLPDEDLDALVSVSSPDDMENMLDEYERLVERSPDGSAKLRVFLFSPTEGDSPATVQTGISKDNGQRYIEAVNGIVDGTTDGITRRESMASATSTQNSDLSGTEAVDSTGHGQVDVVGNLSTGGVSPKTNFIATQEVAPRLVYVDPNPPMHIEAATAPIGVQMVSSHPPVLSTQPISVVQPPQQLGFPPRAPYFQAYADPQQEVLNRTEYVQYPSQMGFPAQLYGTVRPVFTQQQYHNNVANINPHQQYIPAVHMSMTPSSYANLRPTAVQPIVQPQQVQVELFPEENKYGQRVMQLPGDQSYNAYHAQVSQSPIMPGGFGWHQAPQTEQVPFSDGLVPQQQAALAEKLPRFEECFMCQKALPHAHSDTVAQGQRDSPTTTSDFIPGYHSLQTDIKIRSQPISTAAPTGPMAESIVEHQFTGAPQTSLGHLDHEGRKPAHMGVALPQYVDDKTSLQRENNHNHLQTSLPQSVVGGSQSPDSGLTGTAPQLYQVNISQQPVLLMEHKAKQDVVYNTSVSVASARDASSQASDHLVHESPKENSGKVPDFVSKEGTLESSPVYDQLRQIDSRLENLGVRPSEVVIDNEQLIPPADSSKDDIVDSRAHQISNTEPYIDNAFSNPQMVLDGNYYKQNEMQYCPSDEVPNLHNEVPSCYEVAQPPLLVSFAGNESVQVTGAPPSGESKDNSSQFIPDTVGHVEAIPIDGKSQYHIPPANRIGDVQDNSNSLFSSQDPWNLRHETHFPPPRPNKILTRKEAHNRDPFGENRFGNIGEAPSGNNLGFTSELLSDDGVQTGKGSAEEHIKQELQAVAEGVAASVLHTSIPSVSVSEANQDSLVHNNDVEFLHANKVEETKSKLPEKANLGFPVSDGIGRLQIIKNSDLEELRELGSGTFGTVYHGKWRGSDVAIKRINDRCFSGKPSEQERMRDDFWNEAIKLADLHHPNVVAFYGVVLDGPGGSVATVTEYMVNGSLRTALLKNEKNLDKRKRLLIAMDAAFGMEYLHGKNIVHFDLKSDNLLVNLRDPHRPICKVGDLGLSKVKCQTLISGGVRGTLPWMAPELLNGSSSLVSEKVDVFSFGIVLWELLTGEEPYKDLHYGAIIGGIVSNSLRPHVPDFCDQEWKSLMERCWSADPSERPNFTEVANQLRTMAAKVPQKVQAQQQPSSTQPQVKS
- the LOC108218467 gene encoding uncharacterized protein LOC108218467 isoform X3, producing the protein MAFDQNSIPINLRPLNTARTLVDDSRIAPPVTTTSGRNIEGFYAANPSRDHPHPGSPSAVPLYYPATVSDSGYVGLGYPGVGGGWVQRMPHPPAAVIGAPVVTSPAVVASPAVVPTAGYGNSPKLGNRLGGTNFDQASDDSRDDSVSGKKVKFLCSFGGKIMPRPNDGALRYVGGETKIISVRRNLSFNELVQKMTDSYGQNVVIKYQLPDEDLDALVSVSSPDDMENMLDEYERLVERSPDGSAKLRVFLFSPTEGDSPATVQTGISKDNGQRYIEAVNGIVDGTTDGITRRESMASATSTQNSDLSGTEAVDSTGHGQVDVVGNLSTGGVSPKTNFIATQEVAPRLVYVDPNPPMHIEAATAPIGVQMVSSHPPVLSTQPISVVQPPQQLGFPPRAPYFQAYADPQQEVLNRTEYVQYPSQMGFPAQLYGTVRPVFTQQQYHNNVANINPHQQYIPAVHMSMTPSSYANLRPTAVQPIVQPQQVQVELFPEENKYGQRVMQLPGDQSYNAYHAQVSQSPIMPGGFGWHQAPQTEQVPFSDGLVPQQQAALAEKLPRFEECFMCQKALPHAHSDTVAQGQRDSPTTTSDFIPGYHSLQTDIKIRSQPISTAAPTGPMAESIVEHQFTGAPQTSLGHLDHEGRKPAHMGVALPQYVDDKTSLQRENNHNHLQTSLPQSVVGGSQSPDSGLTGTAPQLYQVNISQQPVLLMEHKAKQDVVYNTSVSVASARDASSQASDHLVHESPKENSGKVPDFVSKEGTLESSPVYDQLRQIDSRLENLGVRPSEVVIDNEQLIPPADSSKDDIVDSRAHQISNTEPYIDNAFSNPQMVLDGNYYKQNEMQYCPSDEVPNLHNEVPSCYEVAQPPLLGNESVQVTGAPPSGESKDNSSQFIPDTVGHVEAIPIDGKSQYHIPPANRIGDVQDNSNSLFSSQDPWNLRHETHFPPPRPNKILTRKEAHNRDPFGENRFGNIGEAPSGNNLGFTSELLSDDGVQTGKGSAEEHIKQELQAVAEGVAASVLHTSIPSVSVSEANQDSLVHNNDVEFLHANKVEETKSKLPEKANLGFPVSDGIGRLQIIKNSDLEELRELGSGTFGTVYHGKWRGSDVAIKRINDRCFSGKPSEQERMRDDFWNEAIKLADLHHPNVVAFYGVVLDGPGGSVATVTEYMVNGSLRTALLKNEKNLDKRKRLLIAMDAAFGMEYLHGKNIVHFDLKSDNLLVNLRDPHRPICKVGDLGLSKVKCQTLISGGVRGTLPWMAPELLNGSSSLVSEKVDVFSFGIVLWELLTGEEPYKDLHYGAIIGGIVSNSLRPHVPDFCDQEWKSLMERCWSADPSERPNFTEVANQLRTMAAKVPQKVQAQQQPSSTQPQVKS